TTACCTGTATATGGTACAAAGGCCACGGTTGTCCACTCAGATATAGTCTGAATGATGAAACTGTATAATGTAGTTCtcatatttatattaattaCATAATTGTTAATTTTCACGAAAGCCTTTATTTAATAGCATCTACACCCGTTGAATGATTTTTGAGTAGCTATACAGTTGAACTCTGACCTTTGTGACGTATTGGGTGTTACAAATCAGTAACATGGGTAATAAATATCGATCGCAGTCTTTAGCTTTCAAATGATTGTATCATCTATTGTCTAGAATGAATGGCTATACCAATCGATTGTCTAGAATGAATGGCTATACCAATCGATTGTCGAGAATGAATGGCTATACCAATCGTAAACTCATGTCACGTATTTTTAATTCTTTGTTTGTATTCCCCTGTGGGTATGTCTGTGCTAAAAGTGTTACTGTACTGTAAGGTCGTCGATTTGTGATATTATTACGCTGTATTCAAACTATACCAATTTACATGGTATTCCTTTAACTTTGCTTCCAAGAAAACTGCAATGAAAATCACCTGAATAGAAACAAGTCGTCTTCTgcctcgacaaaaatcttaactTACAAACATTGTTACGTCTGGCTCTATAGAAATTTcaacattgtaacattttctTTACACATGAGCACGTCGTCACCAAATCATATTCATTGCTGCAATGACAAACTTTTTGAGGCATGTTTAGTGGAATGTGAcaagaaaatgtaaaaattgtacCTCACTTTGTTGTCGAACATTATGATAAGAATTTTTTTGAGTCAGATAACGATTTGTTTCCAACCACCCACCTTACTTCCATTGTTacagtaatttgatttgatgtgaatGTTTGCTTTCAATTGTCTCTTGTGACATAGTCATGTATTTGCGCCCCTCCCATTTCCTGAAGGATTACTAATGTCACGATaggggccgggggggggggggggggctgtaccACAAAACATATCCTCGAATTAGGCTTTGTAATAGACATATGGAAATTTGAAGTAGTACAACTATTAAAATGCGTAAAATGTGTTGTAATTATATGATTGCTTAGTATGTATTTGTACCTATCCTCCATTAgatcataaattatgtacaacCACAGACGAGAATACGATTTGTGGTACAGCCCCCGGCCCCTATCGTGTAGGTTAACCATACCCATCAAGCTTTAGAGGGCACGAACTACatggtagtctagttcctatacagtatcgttacgatttacacctatgcccactcacagtatagtcaaagtttttactctagaagtcctgagatgcatgagatgaaatttaaaacattcacaGCCACCCTCActgtcattaacatcatgtctttgttaatcagtcACAAAACTCTGACCAATGACACAGTTTCTCATAAAGCTAGTGTTTATTAGGGCAGCTATGTAATGTCCaagtatggtatatttgtcagctcaggatgcttcttatacactgtttatgtcactataacagttggtattcattgattggatgaacaactttttgtgctgattattgagggactttgactacacgtggtttctaactgaactgaactgaattaaaatcaaacatatcTTTGAAAGGTTTTCGTTGTCGCATCATATTAATTATCGGTATGGTGTTCTCTAACTTTTAATTGAAAGAAGGGTCACCATCCAAGCTAGGCATGACTGAAAGATAAgtcgtgtcgctccgccctcaccggcttCCTCTCGCCGAcgggggttgactgatgtgtgagggcgccccggcACGGCCTACCCTACAAACTCCATCACTGTATATGTAACAATGATTCAACCCAAGCGCGTTTCTGTTACTGCTAAACTGCGCCATTTTCAACCACGAGCCATTTCATTTTTACTCTCACACATTTTGCGATTAATATTCTATTAGATAGGGTGGGGATGAGGTATTTAGCTTTATAAGGGGTGTAGTTCATAGCaaaagaaaaacacacacacatacacatacacacacacacacacacacacacacacacacaaacacacaaacccACCCTCAATAAAAACTGCatcatatgaaaaaataaagtgaaagaAAGTCTTGACAATAGCTACGTTTAttacatcgtcgtaaaaccacagCCCTCTTTGCGGCAATGGTAACATGCGCATGCGCCTCCAGTGGGAAAGTAATACTCTAACTTACGGAATGCATTTATTTATATCgcaatattttaattattattttgatatgatttattATCAAATGTTAATGTTGTATATACTGTTGTGTCcttttatctgattttttaaaactttctttttgtatattttttcagtTTCCTACCATCTCTGGCAGTTCCTATTCTTTGAAAAATCCTTATCTAGTCGAAGAAGACATCAAATATCAAACTCCATACGCTGTCCAGCAGCAACTATACAATCGGAAAGTGTGCAGATACATATGCTTATTTCTAATTCTTATAGTCATATCTGTTGTAATGTTCTTCAGTATTATCTACTTTACAAGTAAGTAAGATATCATTTTTTATGTGATTTTAGATCAtctccatcatcatcatgatcatcatcattattatcaccgccaccaccactaccacaacCACCGCCGCCACCTACACCACCAcaaccgccaccaccaccaccaccaccaccaccaccaccaccaccaccaccaccaccaccatcaccatcatgaTCACCATTACCatcaccagcaccaccaccaccgcagcagcagcagcaacaacaacaacaacaacaacaacaacaataacatcaacaccccccaccaccaccaccaccaacaacaacaacaacaacaacaacaacaacaaaaacaacaacaacaataataataataataataataacaacaacaacaacaacaacaacaacaaccatcaCCTCTCCCTACACCATTCATCACTCCGTTTATCAGTTTAAAAGCAGTCACTGTGATAAAATCGTCACAAGTCCCATTCCATGGGATACAGAAAactcaatgtgaatattttcCCCATAACTCTAGTCACGACACCATTCTAGCTAACATATGATCAACTGATCCAATAGCAATTTACTTATGGTCGaaccttttttttcaacattgtgTTATGAAAACTGATCATTTGAATACTCACTGCTCTAGCTAACTGtccaatttcattgtttttcttTCCTGAAAAGAGGAGGAAGTTTCTGCTGGTAAGTGTTCCTCGTTATCGTTTCTATACACACATGGGTATGGAGATTGgtgatatttaaatttattgCTGAGGGGTAAAAGTCTGCACTAGGTAACGGGTACATGAGCGCGGTGGCTGATAGGGCGgcattatttataatttatacagACTAGTAAAGCAGCAGGTAGTTCCCAAATAAACTAGCATTACCTAATAACCACTAGGGTGAGTAATTGACGTTTCAATGCCCGTATGCAAGCATGCAATAGCTTTTTCTTAAAACATCACTGAATTAGTGACACGATATCACTAAATCAGTGTACATCACAGTCAAATACGCTATATAAAGACAATTGAATTATGCTAATCTGGGTTATCGCACATGCCTTGCTCTGAACCAATCAAGAGACAGCTTAACATTGCAATTTTGCgaaaatgaaatccattgaACTTAATGTGAACCTAATATTAAACTTGATATGAGTACGTTAGCGAATAGCACCTACGAAAGTGAAGGCTAGTTTAAGGTTTTCTGCAATGTGCAGCTTTTATTAACAGTTCAATTTTCTTTGCCAATAGAAACAACGACAGCGAAAACGGGATCAAATTCTACCGTTGGATCAAAGTCTACTATTTCGCCTTCACCAACCACTGCTACTGGcaagtcatcatcatcattctgATCACCACAGAACCCACAGAATTTACGGCGTATATTTTTCAAATAGTGTTCCATTCCAAAAACGTTGAGGTCATCTGTAACCCACTCATGTTTCTAGCAATAGGCATTTCCAAATTGCCATgttggcgctctacttcctgtttGTGTGCACCTTGGTATAGGTTACTAGGTTAATCAAAGAGCATCGCTGCTTTCCTAGATGTCTGAACAATGAGAAatacatccctgatttacatttCTACAGAATACGAAGAAAAAAGCTCTTAAAACGGTACTGTGATACCCccatttgagcgagggcgctgtattcccaatttcctgtttgcagtctgcaatgccCTATTTAGATTCCTCAATTTTCAAGAGCCAAATGTTACAACTACTGTGAATACTTCCTAGATTCTAATAACGCTACATGTGTTAAAGAAGTTGGGATAGAGAAGTTAGGCCGAAGGCATGgcaatgtgtctgtctgtctgtctgtctgtctgtctgtctgtctgtctgtctgtctgtctgtctgtctgtctgtctgtctgtctgtctgtctgtctgtttgtctgtctgtcatctaGTCACAGTTCAATTTCCTTTTTACTTTCAGGAGGAGGGGCGCCAAGTTCAGACTCACCTACCACTGCTGCTGCTGCAAATCCGACAACTGATGGTAAGTCATCTTCTATAGGTCAATCTAACCATGATGGTAAGTCATCTACTGTTAGTCAATCTAACCATGATGGTAAGTCATCTTCTATTAGTCAATCTAACGATGATGGTAAGTCATCTTCTCTTGGTCAATCTAACCACGATGTTGAGCAATCTTCTATTAGTCAATCTAACCATGATGGTAAGTCATCTTGTATTGGTCAATCTAACCATGATGGTAAGTCATCTTCTATTAGTCAATCTAACCATGATGGTAAGTCATCTTCTATTGGTCAATCTAACCATGATGGTAAGTCATCTTCTATTAGTCAATCTAACCATGATGGTAAGTCATCTTCTATTGGTCAATATAACCATACTGGTAAGTCATCTTCTATTGGTCAATCTAACCATAATGGTAAGTCATCTTCTGTTGGTCAATCTTACCATGATGGTAAGTCATCTTCTATTAGTCAATCTAACCATGATGGTAAGTCATCTTCTGTTAGTCAATCTAACCATAATGTCTATCTAAAACACAACGCTCAGTATTCATGTAATCATGGCAAAGCGTTTGCttccttgtctgtctgtctgtctgtctgtctgtctgtctgtctgtctgtctgtctgtctgtctgtctgtctgtctgtctgtctgtctgtctgtctgtctgtctgtctgtctgtctgtttgtctgtctgtcatctaGTCATAGTTCAATTTCCTTTTTACTTTCAGGAGGAGGGGCGCCAAGTTCAGACTCACCTACCACTGCTGCTGCTGCAAATCCGACAACTGATGGTAAGTCATCTTCTATTAGTCAGTCACACCATGATGGTAAGTCATCTACTGTTAGTCAATCTAACTATTATGATAAGTTATCTTCTATTAATCAATCTTAGTTTGTGTCGACATTTTGacgttgatgtatatatatgtcactGTTACGAAcactaacaatttttttattggtCTACTCTTTTTgcacaataaaacacaatgcTAAGTTTTCATGTAATCATGGCGAAGCgtttgcttgtctgtctgtctgtctgtctgtctgtctgtctgtctgtctgtctgtctgtctgtctgtctgtctgtctgtctgtctgtctgtctgtctgtctgtctgtctctgtctgtctgtctgtctgtctctgtctgtctgtctgtctgtcggtctgtttttctgtctgtctgtctgtctgtctgtctgtctgtctgtctgtctgtccgtccgtccgcccgcccgcccgtccgtccgtccgtccgtccatctgtctgtctgcttatctgtctgtctgtcatctaATCACAGTTTAATTTCCTTTTTACTTTCAGGAGGAGGTACACCAAGTTCCGACTCACCTACCACTGCTGCTGCTGCAAATCCGACAACTGATGGTAAGTCATCTTCTATAGGTCAATCTAACCATGATGATAAGTCATCTTCTATAGGTCAATCTAACCATAATGGTAAGTCATCTTCTCTTGGTCAATCTAACCATAATGGTAAGTCATCTTCTATTAGTCAATCTAACCATGATGGTAAGTCATCTTCTATTGGTCAATCTAACCATAATGGTAAGTCATCTTCTATTAGTCAATCTAACAATGATGGTAAGTCATCTTCTATTAGTCAATCTAACCATGATGGTAAGTCATCGTCTATTGGTCAATCTAACCATAATGGTAAGTCATCTTCTCTTGGTCAATCTAACCATAATGGTAAGTCATCTTCTATTAGTCAATCAAACCATAATGGTAAGTCATCTTCTATTAGTCAATCAAACCATAATGGTAAGTCATCTTCCTTTAGTCAATCTAACCATGATGGTAAGTCACCTTCTCTTAGTCAATCTAACCATGATGGTAAGTCATCTTCTATTGGTAAATCTAACCATGATGGTAAGTCATCTTCTATTGGTCAATCTAACCATGATGGTAAGTCATATTCTATTGGTCAATCTAACCATAATGGTAAGTCATCTTCTATTGGTCAATCTAACCAAGATGGTAAGTCATCTTCTATTAGTCAATCAAACCATAATGGTAAGTCATCTTCCTTTAGTCAATCTAACCATGATGGTAAGTCACCTTCTCTTAGTCAATCTAACCATAATGGTAAGTCATCTTCTATTGGTCAATCTAACCATGATGGTAAGTCATCTTCTGTTAGTCAATCTAACCATGATGGTAAGTCATCTTCTATAGGTCAATCTAACCATGCTGGTAAGTCAACTTGTATTGGTCAATCTAACCAAGATGGTAAGTCATCTTCTATTAGTCAATATAACCATGATGGTAAGTCACATTGTATTGGTCAATATAACCATAATGGTAAGTCATCGTCTATTGGTCAATCTAACCATGATGATAAGTCGTCTTCTATTAGTCAATCTAACCATGATGATAAGTCATCTTCTATTAGTCAATCTTACCATGATGGTAAGTCATCTTCTATAGGTCAATCTATCCATAATGGTAAGTCATCTTCTATTGGTCAATCTAACCATGATGGTAAGTCATCTTCTATAGGTCAATCTAACCATAATGGTAAGTCATTTTCTATTAGTCAATCTAAGCATGATGATAAGTCATCTTCTATAGGTCAATCTATCCATAATGGTAAGTCATCTTCTATTGGTCAATTTTAACCATGATGGTAAGTCATCTTCTATTGGTCAATTATAATATCTGTTGAATTTGATCAATATTGTTGAATAATAGGACCAATAGAATTTAAGAGCCATTATTTAGAATGATCAAACTAATAGTTCAAATTGTGCTTTAAGCATAGAGTAgcacatgtctgtctgtctgtctgtatgtctgtccatccatccgtccgttcgtctctgtatgtatgtatgtatgtatgtatgtatgtatgtatgtatgtatgtatgtatgtatgtatgtatgtatgtatgtatgtatgtatgtatgtatgtatgtatgtatgtatgtatgtatgtatgtatgtatgtatgtatgtatgtatgtctgtctgtctgtctgtctgtccgcttgttttgttttgaatgaaaAACAACATTTCTTCTGAAGAATTGTTGTTAATTTTCCAAGGAAGAGTTATTATTTGTTTGCAAATTAAGTAAAGATGAGTTGGTGAAGCAGTTTAGGCAGTTTGTCATGGTATTTGTTAGGGATATCATTTTAGTTTGTTGTGAGGCAACAGTGATCGGAACAGCGAGTGTTATGCAAATTGTtagtcattaaattttgtttaagACGTAAATTGCCAAGAAATTGCAGTTGATGTCATATTTGATTCAAGTGTACATTATAGTATtaatatatctatgtatatatctaGCTATATACAAATATTCTATCTAAAATGGCCTGATTCTCAATAAGCAAATTATGTCCAAAAATATTTCTATTCTGAAAACTTCTAGGTCCCCTGCTACCATTATTAACAGTTCTAATTTCTTCTTTCTTTCAGGACCTACGACTGTGGTTTCTACTGTGACGGCTGTCATTCCATAACCAGAAGACATCGttcaaaatgatacatgtagGCATGTTTCGGTCCATATTGTACATAAACCAGTCTTACTTATCCACAGTTGTCCGTAGAAATGAGAAATGCTGTCACTTTCCCTCTGTCAATAATCCTAGTGTTTTCTCAGATTATCTGAACTCACCACGTTTGATGGCCTCTATCCGATGATGGCTTGCACACGTGCACGTTAGTGAAACTCTTGGTTGTCGTCGTCCGATCATTCTTTCTGTTGATGATCACCATAAGTATTGATACATATTCAAGTTCATTAAAGTTAGCCCGACTTTATTATACAAAGGTTATCAACAGACGTATGCATGCGATCATATGAACACGAGAAAAAGAGTCCCTCCCAAATGTCGTGCCACATGTGTAAGTGTATGGTTAGCCGACGACGTGTTGTACTGCCAATCGTATGATATAAACGTTCATGTGATGTCAATTCTGAAGATGTTAACGTAATTGTGATGCTAATTCCTATATTAAGTGCACACGCTGTCAACTCTGACGATATCAAAGTACACATGCTGTCAACTCTGACGATATCAAAGTACACATGCATGCTGTCAATTCTGACGATATCAAAGTACACATGCTGTCAACTCTGACGACATCAAAGTACACATGCATGCTGTCAATTCTGACGATATCAAAGTACACATGCTGTCAACGCTGACGATATCAAAGTACACATGCTGTCAACTCTGACGATATCAAAGTACACATGCTGTCAACTCTGACGATATCAAAGTACACATGCTGTCAACTCTGACGATATCTACGTACACATGATGTCAATTCAGATGATATCAATGTATGTGTACTGTCAATTCTGATCATATCAATGTACGTGTGCTGTCAATTCTGATGATATCAATGTACGTGTACTGTCAATTCTGATGATATCAACGTACGTGCTGTCAATTTCGTCAACTCCTTCTACCACAGAATCACGATCGGTGCCCCA
This window of the Glandiceps talaboti chromosome 16, keGlaTala1.1, whole genome shotgun sequence genome carries:
- the LOC144447266 gene encoding uncharacterized protein LOC144447266 isoform X3, producing MANPKKPGQFPTISGSSYSLKNPYLVEEDIKYQTPYAVQQQLYNRKVCRYICLFLILIVISVVMFFSIIYFTKEEVSAETTTAKTGSNSTVGSKSTISPSPTTATGGGAPSSDSPTTAAAANPTTDGGGTPSSDSPTTAAAANPTTDGPTTVVSTVTAVIP
- the LOC144447266 gene encoding uncharacterized protein LOC144447266 isoform X1 — encoded protein: MANPKKPGQFPTISGSSYSLKNPYLVEEDIKYQTPYAVQQQLYNRKVCRYICLFLILIVISVVMFFSIIYFTKEEVSAETTTAKTGSNSTVGSKSTISPSPTTATGGGAPSSDSPTTAAAANPTTDGGGAPSSDSPTTAAAANPTTDGGGTPSSDSPTTAAAANPTTDGPTTVVSTVTAVIP
- the LOC144447266 gene encoding uncharacterized protein LOC144447266 isoform X2; its protein translation is MANPKKPGQFPTISGSSYSLKNPYLVEEDIKYQTPYAVQQQLYNRKVCRYICLFLILIVISVVMFFSIIYFTKEEVSAETTTAKTGSNSTVGSKSTISPSPTTATGGGAPSSDSPTTAAAANPTTDGGGAPSSDSPTTAAAANPTTDGPTTVVSTVTAVIP
- the LOC144447266 gene encoding uncharacterized protein LOC144447266 isoform X4, translated to MANPKKPGQFPTISGSSYSLKNPYLVEEDIKYQTPYAVQQQLYNRKVCRYICLFLILIVISVVMFFSIIYFTKEEVSAGGGAPSSDSPTTAAAANPTTDGGGAPSSDSPTTAAAANPTTDGGGTPSSDSPTTAAAANPTTDGPTTVVSTVTAVIP